The proteins below are encoded in one region of Rhododendron vialii isolate Sample 1 chromosome 7a, ASM3025357v1:
- the LOC131332414 gene encoding ubiquitin carboxyl-terminal hydrolase 9-like yields MTIPDSGYMMEENGVMGIPLTPEEEKRIVTELTNEAESNLKEGNLYYVVSNRWFTSWQKFTGQDAGDYLLDNSQTLVSSKPVDRPGPIDNSDIVLNGNESEIDDLELHRNLIEGCDYVLVPQQVWEKLYDWYKGGPALPRKLISQGDVNKQFNVEVYPLCLKLIDSRDHSQTVIRFSKKASLHDLYERVCTIKGIEPGKARIWDYFNKQKQSMLEDSNQTLEKSELQMDQEILLEIQFDGLWPPGFGMDSTGNELALVPIEPSRSSVTIAGGPALSNGHSTSYGSSFYHANTLSSGSADKEDAFDISRTATKADRGGLAGLQNLGNTCFMNSSLQCLVHTPPLVEYFLQDYTDEINKQNPLGLHGELALAFGELLRKLWSCGRTPIAPRAFKGKVARFAPQFSGFNQHDSQELLAFLLDGLHEDLNRVKQKPYFEATDTDGRPDEEVADECWRYHKARNDSIIVDVCQGQYKSTLVCPACNKISITFDPFMYLSLPLPSTVTRTMTVTLFLGDGSALPMPYTVTVLKHGSCKDLSMALGTACGLRSDETLLLAEVYEHGIFRFFDSPLEPLPSIKDDECIVAYRLPKRADLTRLEIVHRHIEKFLPDNLKGSERKLFLTPLVTYLEGPQTGADIELAVSTVLSPFKRETYCSPTSIPSRINENGSASESIVESTDGCASHPELGNHSMDNVEVEEMSGMELTFQLFLTDDKVLNCRPILEDTHVKTGQPVKVMLDWTDKENELYDSNYLKNLPEVRKTGLTMKKTKQEAVSLFSCLDSFLKEEPLGPDDMWYCPRCKEHRQATKKLDLWRLPDILVFHLKRFSYSRYLKNKLDTFVNFPIHNLDLSKYVKCNDGFGQSHVYELYAISNHYGGLGGGHYSAYAKLVDEDRWYHFDDSHVSPVSEGDIKTSAAYVLFYQRAKVGHAESGEPSQGQVNI; encoded by the exons ATGACGATTCCAGATTCGGGTTACATGATGGAGGAAAACGGAGTGATGGGGATACCGTTAACGCCGGAGGAAGAGAAACGGATCGTGACCGAGTTAACCAACGAGGCAGAGTCTAATTTGAAAGAAGGCAACTTGTATTACGTTGTTTCCAATAG GTGGTTCACAAGCTGGCAAAAATTCACTGGGCAAGATGCTGGCGATTATTTGCTGGACAATTCTCAGACTTTGGTTTCGTCAAAGCCAGTGGATAGACCTGGACCAATTGATAATTCTGATATAGTTCTGAATGGAAATGAATCCGAGATTGATGATCTAGAGCTTCATAGAAATTTGATTGAAGGATGTGATTATGTTTTAGTTCCTCAACAAGTTTGGGAGAAGCTTTACGACTG GTACAAGGGAGGGCCAGCATTACCTCGGAAATTGATTTCCCAGGGTGACGTTAACAAGCAATTCAATGTGGAGGTTTACCCCCTTTGTCTAAAGTTAATTGATTCTAGAGACCACAGTCAAACAGTTATAAGGTTCAGTAAGAAG GCTTCATTACATGATCTTTATGAGAGGGTGTGTACAATCAAAGGTATAGAGCCAGGAAAG GCACGAATCTGGGATTATTTCAATAAACAGAAACAGTCGATGCTGGAGGATTCAAACCAGACCCTTGAGAAATCTGAATTGCAGATGGATCAAGAG ATTCTTCTGGAGATCCAATTTGATGGACTTTGGCCCCCTGGATTTGGTATGGATTCAACGGGAAATGAGTTGGCTTTGGTTCCAATAGAACCCTCAAGATCATCTGTGACGATTGCTGGTGGCCCAGCTTTGTCCAATGGTCATTCAACAAGTTATGGTTCGAGTTTTTATCATGCAAATACTCTAAGTTCAGGTTCTGCAGACAAGGAAGATGCTTTTGACATTTCAAGGACTGCCACAAAAGCAGATAGGGGAGGGTTGGCAGGATTGCAGAATTTGGGCAATACTTGTTTTATGAATAGTTCTCTTCAGTGTTTAGTGCATACACCTCCCCTTGTTGAGTACTTTCTGCAAGATTACACTGATGAGATCAACAAACAGAATCCGTTAGGTTTGCAT GGTGAGCTTGCACTTGCATTCGGTGAGTTACTGAGAAAACTATGGTCTTGTGGAAGGACACCAATTGCGCCTCGTGCATTTAAGGGAAAAGTTGCTCGATTTGCTCCCCAGTTTAGTGGGTTCAATCAGCATGATTCTCAA GAACTCCTTGCCTTCTTGCTGGATGGGCTGCATGAAGATTTGAATCGTGTTAAGCAAAAACCATATTTTGAAGCGACGGATACTGATGGTCGCCCTGATGAGGAGGTTGCAGATGAGTGTTGGAGATATCACAAGGCTCGGAATGATTCCATAATCGTAGATGTTTGCCAA GGCCAATATAAATCAACTTTGGTTTGCCCAGCTTGCAacaaaatttcaataacatTTGACCCATTCATGTACCTATCCTTACCGCTTCCTTCTACGGTCACTCGGACAATGACAGTGACTTTATTTTTGGGTGATGGGAGTGCTCTCCCAATGCCATACACGGTTACTGTCCTGAAACATGGCTCTTGTAAGGATCTCAGTATGGCATTGGGTACTGCATGTGGCTTAAGGAGTGATGAAACCCTGTTGCTTGCAGAG GTCTATGAACATGGAATATTTCGTTTTTTTGATAGTCCTTTGGAACCATTGCCTTCTATAAAAGATGATGAATGTATTGTAGCCTACAGACTTCCTAAGCGGGCAGATTTGACAAGGCTAGAGATAGTTCATCGACACATAGAAAA ATTTTTGCCAGATAATTTGAAGGGAAGTGAGAGGAAGCTTTTCTTGACACCCTTGGTTACTTATCTGGAGGGTCCACAAACTGGAGCTGACATTGAACTTGCTGTTAGCACAGTGCTGTCTCCTTTCAAAAGGGAGACTTACTGCAGTCCAACTAGTATTCCGAGTAGAATCAATGAAAATGGCTCTGCCTCGGAATCTATTGTCGAATCAACAGACGGCTGTGCTTCCCATCCTGAACTGGGAAACCATTCGATGGATAATGTGGAAGTGGAAGAGATGTCCGGCATGGAGTTGACTTTTCAGCTCTTCCTAACAGATGATAAGGTTTTGAACTGCAGGCCCATTTTAGAGGATACACATGTAAAAACCGGACAACCGGTTAAGGTTATGCTAGATTGGACTGACAAAGAAAATGAGTTATATGATTCCAACTACCTAAAGAATCTTCCTGAGGTTCGGAAGACCGGGCTCACTATGAAGAAAACTAAGCAAGAAGCTGTCTCATTGTTTTCATGCTTGGATTCCTTTCTAAAGGAGGAACCTTTAGGGCCTGATGATATGTG GTATTGTCCTCGCTGCAAGGAACACAGGCAAGCCACCAAAAAGTTAGATTTGTGGAGGTTGCCGGATATACTAGTCTTTCACTTGAAAAGGTTTTCATACAGTCGATACCTGAAGAACAAACTGGACACCTTTGTGAATTTCCCGATTCACAACCTTGACTTAAGCAAGTATGTGAAATGCAATGATGGATTTGGACAATCTCATGTATATGAGCTCTATGCCATTAGCAACCATTATGGTGGCCTTGGCGGAGGGCACTACTCTGCGTATGCTAAG TTAGTTGATGAGGACAGATGGTATCATTTTGATGATTCCCATGTTTCACCCGTTAGCGAAGGTGACATCAAGACTTCTGCTGCTTATGTGTTGTTCTACCAAAGAGCTAAAGTTGGACACGCTGAATCAGGGGAGCCATCCCAGGGTCAAGTGAATATTTAA
- the LOC131332058 gene encoding uncharacterized protein LOC131332058, with product MKSRSHGRLPTSDPTPDDWVDGSWTVDCVCGVNFDDGEEMVNCDECGVWVHTRCSRYVKSEKSFACHKCKMSKNNNNNNRNSSSSNNDSKETEVAQLLVEFPITTLRMDKTPYPPPISSHPPRRRPRLWTDIPIQERVHVHGVPGGEPTLFGGGGGLSSVFTPQLWKSTGYVPKKFNFQYREFPCWDEEKAEVAAKTEEENDSPENENPVDKGAGVLFSLSKKNVMAAPVAASVGMRRRVDDSSFNRPSSPSKHMKKWEGGSVDVRSPRNGVKKDRKLLRPFVVHSGKRKQEDSGASKDRSGKKKVRVVDRDVDPKKRAPQASKTALILSSDARQLESCEDRGPKIIKTDSQTIKNPDLRGTMVKDPLPSAHHVVENNINKPNDNLAARENPSETLVSDVSGLNFPIGARSMEGKIGHQLSARSDRSYRVDDGTASSLERNDAGSAPVKEEVGFFHDSANGNGGGSPVDPGFDPHKSDPLAQDAPSAVAEGEDGQNAQDRSVDTCPPSSLGPEADVKTEADLDNSSGTFKVDSSTVNDVKLDGTNHSTQFSGASANLSANLKTSDTQFGDLKVQNCERITETTNNCETDTADKFPSNPCQPDQPLEDMEVSTAVGKSPSELKQDSRSAEEQPKGSSTTGRRKSATPSSVSSTIMISKRSVLDNRSTSNALNHNPIIKKGISVGVKKDNGSTDTGRGEERHEMPRKTWKDGLKSSVSSVPKASPLNKIAHASDSRKIVSDSKDRLRFASSKASSTENIGVTSGSCETSSSMQSQSGSHVQNKVSASSLPQKGEKVNQSNSQPSTKLHHSMPVHPPGPSNSPALLSDEELALLLHQELNSSPRVPRVPRMRHTGSLPQLGSPTATSMLIKRASSSGGRDNNVFARRKAKDLPKHDSRSSREIDDEAKMDRLPPSRDPRRHDSACTADDITKRETDSGSGKGPHVVKKSAPAVSSATVSSGPSSSNEANEQNFSSMCNSPRNTSDDDTGSVRGRNHRTLPGLIAEIMSKGKRMTYEELCSAVLPHWPNLRKHNGERYAYSSHSQAVLDCLRNRHEWAQLVDRGPKTNASRKRRKLDADAPSFESEDNEYGKDTTGKEVESKSFESHPEEFPKGKRKARKRRRLALKGRGIKDVRKQRKADALSYDDVDSFSSSSEASAFSDDETEGGGSEASASSDERGIVS from the exons ATGAAGAGCCGTTCGCACGGCCGGCTGCCGACGTCGGACCCTACGCCCGACGACTGGGTGGACGGTTCGTGGACGGTGGACTGTGTGTGCGGGGTGAATTTCGACGACGGGGAGGAGATGGTCAACTGCGACGAGTGCGGCGTGTGGGTCCACACGCGGTGCTCGCGCTACGTCAAGAGCGAGAAATCGTTTGCCTGTCATAAATGCAAGATGAgcaagaacaacaacaacaacaataggaatagtagtagtagtaataatgATAGCAAGGAGACTGAGGTTGCTCAGTTGTTGGTTGAGTTCCCGATTACGACGTTGAGGATGGACAAAACGCCTTATCCACCCCCAATTAGTAGTCATCCTCCCCGCCGTAGGCCTAGGCTTTGGACAGATATACCGATTCAGGAAAGAGTCCATGTGCATGGGGTCCCCGGTGGTGAACCGACCTTGTTTGGGGGTGGCGGTGGATTGTCGTCTGTTTTCACTCCTCAGCTGTGGAAAAGCACGGGGTATGTGCCAAAAAAGTTCAACTTTCAGTACAGGGAGTTTCCTTGTTGGGATGAGGAGAAGGCAGAGGTTGCTGCTAAAactgaagaagaaaatgatagTCCTGAAAATGAAAACCCTGTTGACAAGGGTGCCggtgttttgttttctttgtccAAGAAGAATGTCATGGCTGCACCTGTGGCGGCCTCGGTTGGCATGAGAAGACGGGTTGACGACAGTAGCTTCAACAGGCCATCATCACCTTCGAAACATATGAAGAAGTGGGAAGGTGGTAGCGTAGATGTGAGGTCCCCACGGAACGGGGTTAAGAAAGATAGGAAATTACTGCGACCTTTTGTAGTGCACTCGGGGAAGCGCAAACAAGAGGACTCTGGGGCATCCAAGGATCGGAGTGGAAAGAAGAAGGTCAGGGTTGTTGATAGAGATGTAGATCCTAAGAAGAGAGCTCCACAGGCTTCCAAAACAG CTTTGATTCTCTCAAGTGATGCAAGACAGTTAGAATCTTGTGAAGACAGAGGACCAAAGATTATCAAGACTGATTCTCAAACTATCAAGAATCCGGATTTAAGGGGCACTATGGTCAAAGATCCTTTACCGAGTGCTCATCATGTAGTGGAGAACAACATCAACAAACCAAATGATAACCTTGCTGCTAGAGAGAATCCGTCAGAAACCTTAGTTTCTGATGTATCTGGACTTAATTTTCCCATTGGAGCAAGATCAATGGAAGGGAAGATTGGCCATCAACTTTCTGCAAGGTCTGATCGTTCTTATAGAGTTGATGATGGCACGGCATCATCATTAGAACGGAATGATGCTGGTAGTGCTCCTGTAAAAGAAGAG GTTGGTTTTTTTCATGATAGTGCCAATGGAAATGGAGGAGGTTCTCCAGTTGATCCTGGGTTTGATCCTCATAAATCAGATCCCCTTGCCCAAGATGCCCCAAGTGCTGTTGCTGAGGGTGAAGATGGTCAGAATGCTCAAGATCGAAGTGTCGACACGTGCCCTCCTAGCTCTTTAGGCCCTGAAGCTGACGTGAAAACAGAAGCAGATCTTGATAACTCGAGTGGGACCTTCAAAGTTGACTCTTCTACTGTTAATGATGTAAAGCTGGATGGCACAAACCACTCTACCCAATTTTCTGGGGCTTCTGCTAACTTATCTGCAAATCTTAAAACTAGTGATACACAATTTGGGGACCTTAAGGTGCAAAATTGTGAGAGAATTACAGAAACAACCAATAATTGTGAGACTGACACGGCTGATAAATTTCCTTCTAATCCCTGTCAACCTGATCAACCGTTGGAGGACATGGAAGTTTCCACCGCAGTGGGGAAAAGTCCTTCAGAACTTAAACAGGACTCAAGATCTGCCGAGGAGCAACCAAAAGGAAGCAGTACAACAGGTCGGCGTAAATCAGCAACACCCTCTTCAGTTTCATCAACTATTATGATCTCAAAACGTTCTGTTCTTGATAACCGTTCAACTTCAAATGCCCTGAATCATAATCCTATTATCAAAAAGGGAATATCAGTCGGTGTTAAGAAAGATAATGGCTCAACCGACACAGGTAGGGGTGAAGAAAGGCACGAAATGCCGAGGAAAACATGGAAAGATGGTTTAAAATCTTCCGTCAGTTCTGTGCCGAAAGCGTCACCTTTAAACAAGATTGCACATGCTTCTGATTCCAGGAAAATTGTGTCAGATTCAAAGGATCGTCTGCGTTTTGCATCTTCTAAAGCTTCTTCAACAGAGAATATTGGAGTTACTTCTGGGTCTTGTGAGACTTCCAGTTCAATGCAATCTCAGAGTGGTTCACATGTACAAAATAAGGTTTCAGCTTCCAGCTTACCACAGAAAGGTGAAAAGGTTAACCAGTCAAATAGCCAGCCATCAACTAAGCTGCACCATTCAATGCCAGTGCACCCTCCTGGACCTTCAAACTCTCCTGCACTACTAAGTGATGAAGAG CTTGCTTTACTCTTGCATCAAGAACTCAACAGTTCTCCTAGAGTTCCTCGGGTGCCACGCATGCGCCATACTGGTAGCTTACCTCAGCTGGGTTCACCTACTGCTACAAGCATGCTGATCAAGCGGGCATCTAGTTCTGGAGGAAGAGATAACAATGTG TTTGCCAGAAGAAAAGCAAAAGATTTACCTAAACATGATTCTCGTTCTTCTCGTGAGATTGATGATGAGGCTAAGATGGACAGACTGCCTCCTTCACGTGATCCAAGGAGACATGACTCAGCATGCACGGCAGATGATATTACCAAGAGGGAGACAGACAGTGGTTCAGGGAAAGGACCTCATGTTGTCAAGAAGAGTGCACCTGCTGTCTCCTCTGCGACTGTGAGCAGTGGTCCATCATCCTCCAATGAGGCTAATGAACAGAATTTTTCATCCATGTGTAACTCTCCGCGAAATACCTCTGATGATGATACTGGCAGCGTCAGGGGTCGTAATCATCGCACTTTACCAG GCTTGATTGCTGAGATTATGAGCAAAGGCAAACGGATGACGTATGAAGAACTCTGTAGTGCAGTGCTGCCA CACTGGCCTAACTTGAGGAAACATAATGGAGAGCGCTACGCATATTCAAGTCACTCACAGGCTGTTCTAGATTGCCTAAGGAACCGACATGAATGGGCTCAGTTGGTAGATCGTGGTCCCAAG ACTAATGCCAGTAGAAAGAGACGCAAGCTTGATGCTGACGCTCCAAGTTTTGAGTCGGAAGATAATGAGTATGGCAAGGACACAACAGGGAAGGAAGTAGAAAGTAAGAGTTTTGAATCACATCCAGAAGAATTCCCGAAGGGCAAGAGGAAAGCTCGAAAACGCAGGCGACTGGCTCTGAAAGGAAGAGGCATTAAAGATGTTAGGAAGCAGCGCAAGGCAGATGCACTCAGTTATGACGATGTTGACTCATTTTCTAGTTCTAGTGAGGCGAGTGCGTTCAGTGATGATGAGACAGAGGGAGGTGGGAGTGAGGCATCTGCTAGCTCGGATGAAAGGGGAATCGTGTCATAG
- the LOC131333899 gene encoding alcohol dehydrogenase-like 3 yields the protein MGSLQDGASDGKVITCKAAVAWGPGQPLVIEDVCVDPPQKMEVRVKILFTSICHTDLSAWQGENEAHRAYPRILGHEASGIIESVGEGVTDMKEGDHVVPIFNGECGDCVYCKCDKTNLCEKFRVNPFNKVMVNDGKCRFSTRSDGKPIYHFLNTSTFSEYTVLDSACVVKIDSEAPLKKMTLLSCGVSTGLGGAWNTANVKPGSTVAVFGLGAVGLAAAEGARTRGASKIIGVDINSQKFIKGKAMGMTDFFNPTDLDKPVHEKIREITGGGVDYSFECAGNVDVLREAFLSTHDGWGLTVVLGVHPTPRMLPLHPMELFDGRRIVGSVFGDFKGKSQLPHFVKECTHGEVNLEEFITHELPFSQINEAFQLLIDGKSLRCLLHL from the exons atgggtagtCTGCAGGATGGCGCTTCGGATGGCAAAGTCATAACTTGCAAAG CTGCGGTGGCATGGGGTCCGGGGCAGCCTTTGGTGATTGAAGATGTCTGCGTTGATCCGCCTCAGAAAATGGAGGTCCGAGTCAAGATCCTCTTCACCTCCATCTGCCATACTGATCTCAGTGCCTGGCAAGGCGAG AATGAAGCTCATCGGGCGTATCCTCGAATCCTCGGCCACGAAGCCTCCGG AATCATTGAGAGCGTGGGAGAGGGAGTTACGGACATGAAGGAAGGGGACCATGTGGTTCCGATATTCAACGGGGAGTGTGGGGACTGTGTCTACTGCAAGTGCGACAAAACCAACCTGTGCGAGAAGTTTCGGGTCAACCCGTTCAACAAGGTGATGGTGAATGACGGGAAGTGCCGATTCTCGACCAGGTCCGACGGGAAACCTATTTACCATTTCCTCAACACTTCCACTTTCAGCGAGTACACGGTCTTGGACTCTGCTTGTGTCGTTAAGATCGACTCCGAAGCTCCCCTCAAGAAGATGACCTTGCTCAGCTGCGGCGTTTCTACCG GTCTTGGAGGTGCGTGGAACACTGCTAATGTGAAGCCCGGGTCCACAGTTGCTGTTTTCGGTTTGGGCGCCGTGGGACTTGCG GCAGCCGAAGGAGCGCGAACCAGAGGAGCATCTAAAATCATAGGAGTTGATATTAACTCTCAGAAATTCATCAAAG GGAAAGCAATGGGAATGACAGATTTCTTTAACCCAACGGACCTTGACAAGCCGGTTCACGAG AAAATTAGAGAAATCACGGGAGGAGGAGTCGACTACAGCTTTGAATGCGCCGGAAACGTGGATGTTCTCCGGGAAGCCTTCTTGTCTACCCATGAC GGATGGGGGTTAACAGTGGTACTAGGAGTTCATCCAACCCCAAGGATGCTTCCTCTTCATCCAATGGAGTTGTTTGATGGTCGTAGAATCGTGGGATCGGTCTTCGGAGACTTCAAAGGGAAGTCACAGCTCCCCCATTTTGTCAAAGAATGCACGCACGGG gaaGTGAATTTGGAGGAGTTTATTACTCACGAGCTTCCCTTCAGCCAAATCAACGAAGCTTTCCAGTTGTTAATCGACGGGAAGTCGCTGAGGTGCCTTCTTCATCTTTGA